One genomic segment of Bradyrhizobium diazoefficiens includes these proteins:
- a CDS encoding ParB N-terminal domain-containing protein, with the protein MPKPESFPIEEIFVPTKQKKAIKPEIVAEIAESILDIGQQAPISVRRDGDRLVLVEGLHRLEACKALGETTILGVVVTAELAQHKPQLAERPEVEAERIKMARLKQLRLEKEAAEASTAASRSVSASEAPRTRPTKGGRDKPKASPGRTVRSAPKTLSAWITQQKGSGGRY; encoded by the coding sequence ATGCCCAAACCGGAAAGCTTCCCGATCGAGGAGATTTTCGTTCCCACGAAGCAGAAGAAAGCCATCAAGCCCGAGATCGTCGCGGAGATTGCGGAAAGTATTTTGGACATCGGACAGCAGGCTCCCATTTCCGTTCGGCGCGACGGAGACCGCCTCGTTCTGGTCGAGGGACTGCATCGGTTAGAGGCCTGCAAGGCGCTCGGCGAGACGACCATTCTCGGGGTCGTCGTCACGGCCGAGCTCGCGCAACACAAGCCGCAGCTCGCGGAACGGCCCGAAGTCGAGGCCGAGCGCATCAAGATGGCGCGATTGAAACAGTTGCGCCTCGAGAAGGAAGCCGCAGAGGCATCGACGGCCGCATCGAGGAGCGTCAGCGCATCGGAAGCGCCGCGCACCCGTCCGACGAAAGGCGGCCGCGACAAACCGAAGGCATCACCGGGCCGGACTGTAAGATCGGCACCGAAAACATTGTCGGCCTGGATCACGCAGCAAAAGGGCAGCGGCGGCCGCTATTGA